The Neovison vison isolate M4711 chromosome 13, ASM_NN_V1, whole genome shotgun sequence genome includes a region encoding these proteins:
- the LOC122894034 gene encoding disintegrin and metalloproteinase domain-containing protein 21-like codes for MLFLLLAIWEGLAPVQCSQGRPSWRYISSEVVIPRKELYHGKGVQIPGWLSYSLHFGGKRHVIHMRRKKLFWSRHLLMMTQDDQGALQMDYPFIPPDCYYLGYLEEIPLSMVTVDTCYGGLEGILKLDDLAYEIKPLSNSQRFEHIVSQIVADTNATGPTYKLGHREDRDPLFFQANASVVPRISSKMYSSHHGNMKALALSSNSMYTVFNNVSKCAQFLIRVFSLIDTFFQAIDINYYIGFMIIYDQEDPTYLEYYHEVHSPYVRYYQSFLYTVLEPHSSIILIKEGPEDHNYEPELYGICHKRNLIMLGYLGRQYLLLSITAAQKVGKNFGLFYDGKFCFCQRRSMCIMHRPLSLTDSFSNCSYMHVQHIVGRGKGECLFSTKMVYLNKSLTHDRCGNYILDQGEECDCGSFKQCYNNLCCTNDCTFTIDSKCNTGQCCTNCTYSPPGTLCRPIQNICDLPEYCHGESLACPGDFYMQDGTPCTEEGYCYHGNCTDRTVHCQEIFGKNAVKGADACYTINRRGNRYGHCRRIEGRMKADFCAIEDIYCGRLQCGNVTHLPRLQEHVGFHQSLISGFWCFGLDSHRSTGANDAGHVRPGTPCAPGRFCNNTYCNGSVAHLNYDCLPEKCGHRGICNNNRNCHCHIGWSPPWCIDRGAGGSIDSGPPPSRVRLVFQSHESLIYLRVVFARIYALITALLFGFTTNLRTNKTVTVKEEKVGEAHHEIRLQSPEQQKPVHRRMAETTVGGGKADIHVSRSLEETQASQRTSQWSLPTSLGTLRTPQGSQHTAQVSRHTSQVSRLTTQSSRRTSLGSRHTAPVSHTRSVTRSLTSTLK; via the coding sequence ATGCTCTTCTTGCTGCTTGCTATCTGGGAAGGGCTGGCTCCTGTCCAATGTTCTCAAGGCCGTCCGTCATGGCGCTACATCTCCTCTGAAGTAGTCATTCCCAGGAAGGAGCTGTACCATGGCAAAGGTGTTCAGATACCAGGCTGGCTATCCTACAGCCTGCATTTTGGGGGCAAGAGGCACGTTATCCACATGCGGCGCAAGAAACTATTTTGGTCCAGACATCTGCTGATGATGACTCAGGATGACCAAGGAGCCTTGCAGATGGACTACCCCTTCATACCTCCAGACTGTTACTACCTCGGCTACCTGGAAGAGATTCCTCTTTCCATGGTCACTGTGGACACATGCTATGGGGGTCTTGAAGGTATCTTGAAGTTGGATGACCTTGCTTATGAAATCAAACCCCTCAGCAATTCCCAAAGGTTTGAGCACATTGTTTCTCAGATAGTGGCAGACACGAATGCGACAGGACCTACCTATAAACTGGGACATCGGGAGGATAGAGATCCCCTATTCTTTCAAGCAAATGCCAGTGTTGTCCCCAGGATCTCTAGTAAGATGTATTCATCACATCACGGAAATATGAAAGCACTTGCCCTAAGTTCCAACTCAATGTATACTGTGTTTAACAATGTGTCAAAATGTGCCCAATTCCTGATAAGGGTATTTAGTTTAATTGACACATTCTTTCAAGCTATTGATATCAATTACTATATTGGATTCATGATCATTTATGATCAGGAAGATCCAACTTACTTGGAGTATTATCATGAGGTACATAGCCCATATGTTCGATATTATCAGTCTTTTTTATATACCGTTCTTGAACCACATTCATCCATAATTTTGATTAAAGAAGGGCCAGAGGATCATAATTATGAACCCGAGTTATATGGTATTTGCCATAAACGAAACCTCATCATGCTTGGTTACCTAGGCAGACAGTATCTATTGTTGTCTATCACAGCAGCACAAAAGGTGGGAAAAAATTTTGGTTTATTCTATGAtgggaaattttgtttttgtcagaGAAGGTCCATGTGTATTATGCACAGACCACTGTCTCTGACAGATTCCTTCAGTAACTGTTCCTATATGCATGTACAGCACATAGTGGGTCGTGGAAAAGGTGAGTGCCTATTCAGCACCAAAAtggtatatttaaataaaagcctGACCCACGATCGTTGCGGAAACTACATACTGGATCAAGGTGAGGAGTGTGACTGTGGCTCCTTCAAACAGTGTTACAACAACCTCTGCTGTACAAATGATTGTACCTTCACCATAGACAGCAAATGTAATACAGGCCAATGCTGTACAAACTGCACCTATTCCCCTCCTGGGACACTCTGCAGACCAATCCAAAATATATGTGATCTTCCCGAGTACTGCCATGGGGAGTCCTTGGCATGCCCTGGTGATTTCTATATGCAAGATGGAACCCCATGCACTGAAGAGGGTTACTGTTATCATGGAAATTGCACTGACCGCACTGTACACTGCCAAGAAATCTTTGGCAAAAATGCTGTGAAAGGTGCAGATGCCTGCTATACCATAAATAGAAGAGGCAATAGATACGGACACTGCAGAAGAATCGAAGGGAGAATGAAAGCTGACTTCTGTGCCATCGAAGACATTTATTGTGGAAGGCTGCAATGTGGTAATGTCACACACCTCCCCCGCTTGCAAGAACATGTGGGATTCCATCAGTCTCTAATCTCAGGATTCTGGTGTTTTGGACTGGACTCACATCGCTCCACAGGAGCAAATGATGCTGGTCATGTGAGACCTGGTACCCCCTGTGCTCCCGGAAGGTTCTGTAACAATACTTACTGTAATGGAAGTGTGGCCCATCTGAACTATGACTGTTTACCTGAGAAATGCGGCCACAGGGGGATTTGCAACAATAACAGAAACTGTCATTGCCACATAGGCTGGAGTCCTCCATGGTGCATTGATAGGGGTGCTGGTGGGAGCATAGACAGTGGACCCCCTCCAAGTAGAGTGCGGTTAGTCTTCCAGAGTCATGAATCCCTGATATATCTGAGAGTGGTCTTTGCTCGAATTTATGCCTTAATAACTGCACTCCTCTTTGGATTCACCACAAATTTAAGAACTAACAAGACAGTTACAGTTAAGGAAGAGAAAGTTGGTGAAGCTCATCATGAAATCAGACTGCAGAGCCCTGAACAACAAAAGCCAGTCCACAGGAGAATGGCTGAAACTACAGTAGGAGGAGGCAAAGCTGACATCCATGTTTCCAGGAGTCTGGAGGAGACACAGGCATCTCAGCGTACATCGCAGTGGTCCCTGCCCACATCCCTGGGGACTCTGCGCACACCCCAGGGGTCCCAGCATACAGCACAGGTGTCTCGGCACACATCACAGGTGTCGAGGCTCACAACACAGAGTTCCAGGCGCACATCACTGGGCTCTCGGCACACAGCACCAGTCTCTCACACCAGATCTGTGACAAGGTCACTGACAAGCACTCTGAAATAA